The Streptomyces achromogenes genome window below encodes:
- a CDS encoding GNAT family N-acetyltransferase, whose translation MDIVIRQVTPGEYQPLGDITARAYLDDGLLDYGEEDPYLPALKDVAARAAAAEVLVAVDGDRLLGGVTFVAGPGPVADIARPGEAEIRALAVAHAARGRGAGEALVRACLERARATEGCAAVVLSSQRSMHTAHRIYERLGFVRTPERDWNPVPHLDDFTLLTYQLTL comes from the coding sequence ATGGACATCGTGATACGACAGGTCACTCCGGGCGAGTACCAGCCCCTGGGCGACATCACCGCCCGCGCCTACCTGGACGACGGTCTCCTCGACTACGGCGAGGAGGACCCGTATCTGCCGGCGCTGAAGGACGTCGCCGCGCGGGCGGCCGCCGCCGAGGTGCTGGTGGCCGTGGACGGCGACCGGCTCCTCGGCGGCGTCACCTTCGTGGCCGGTCCCGGCCCGGTCGCCGACATCGCGCGGCCCGGTGAGGCCGAGATCCGTGCGCTCGCGGTCGCGCACGCGGCGCGCGGCCGGGGCGCCGGAGAGGCGCTCGTGCGGGCATGCCTGGAGCGGGCGCGAGCCACGGAGGGCTGCGCGGCCGTCGTCCTGTCGAGCCAGCGCAGCATGCACACCGCGCACCGGATCTACGAACGTCTCGGCTTCGTCCGCACACCCGAGCGGGACTGGAATCCCGTGCCGCACCTGGACGACTTCACTCTTCTCACCTATCAGTTGACGCTCTGA